The proteins below come from a single Microbacterium sp. SLBN-154 genomic window:
- a CDS encoding acetyl/propionyl/methylcrotonyl-CoA carboxylase subunit alpha, translating into MIPVTSDHPVPVFETVLVANRGEIARRVIRTLRLLGIRAVAVYSDADAAAPHVREADDAVRIGPAPASASYLDIAAVIDAARRSGAEAIHPGYGFLSENVAFARACAEAGIVFIGPGERALEVMGDKIRAKEHVAGFGVPTVPGFSAAGMDDAEIARSAHEIGFPLLVKPSAGGGGKGMQIVRAADDLSVAVESARRVARAAFGDDTLLLERLLESPRHIEVQVLADDHGHVIHLGERECTLQRRHQKVIEEAPSPAIDPVTRERLGRAACAAAASVDYRGAGTVEFLVAAARPEEFFFIEMNTRLQVEHPVTEEVTGIDLVAEQVRIAAGLPLSVAQDDVRMRGHAIEARVYAESPERGFVPSVGEILAWRPAPGIRTDAAIGTGSIVTADYDPMIAKVIAHAGDRAGALRALDEALAATVIAGVETNVAFLRTLLAREDVQAGDLDTGIIDRMPEPEPSAPDDVELAAAAAAIETAAGEGPATRPRSGAGPVWRSLRGWRSGRAPVEDTVSFVVDGIGVVSAPRTGSTPTAEVVVARAEDGAVWTWRNGATHRLTPIDRREAMTRRLAAHSRRTTSSAPQVRAPMPGAVVAVHVADGARVTAGDRLVSIEAMKMEHIVIAPHDGAVRIHVAIGDQVNRDQIVAEVEEDQDDHSAQ; encoded by the coding sequence GTGATCCCCGTGACCAGCGACCACCCTGTTCCTGTCTTCGAGACCGTCCTCGTGGCCAACCGCGGCGAGATCGCCCGCCGCGTCATCCGCACCCTCCGCCTCCTCGGGATCCGCGCCGTCGCCGTCTACAGCGACGCCGACGCCGCCGCACCGCACGTCCGCGAAGCCGATGACGCGGTCCGGATCGGCCCGGCGCCGGCATCCGCGTCGTATCTCGACATCGCCGCCGTCATCGACGCCGCTCGTCGGTCGGGCGCGGAGGCGATCCACCCGGGCTACGGCTTCCTCTCCGAGAATGTCGCCTTCGCACGGGCGTGCGCCGAGGCCGGCATCGTCTTCATCGGCCCGGGCGAGAGGGCACTGGAGGTCATGGGCGACAAGATCCGGGCGAAGGAGCACGTCGCCGGCTTCGGCGTTCCGACCGTTCCCGGCTTCTCGGCCGCCGGGATGGATGACGCCGAGATCGCCCGGTCCGCGCACGAGATCGGATTCCCGCTGCTGGTCAAGCCGTCGGCGGGCGGGGGAGGCAAGGGCATGCAGATCGTTCGCGCCGCGGACGATCTTTCTGTGGCTGTGGAGAGCGCCCGGCGCGTGGCGCGCGCGGCGTTCGGTGACGACACGCTGCTCCTCGAGCGGCTTCTCGAAAGCCCACGCCACATCGAGGTGCAGGTGCTCGCCGACGATCACGGTCACGTGATCCATCTGGGTGAGCGGGAATGCACCCTGCAGCGTCGTCACCAGAAGGTCATCGAGGAGGCGCCATCTCCGGCGATCGACCCCGTGACGCGCGAGCGTCTCGGGCGCGCGGCCTGTGCCGCCGCGGCGAGCGTCGACTACCGGGGCGCGGGGACGGTGGAGTTCCTCGTCGCCGCGGCCCGCCCTGAGGAGTTCTTCTTCATCGAGATGAACACCCGCCTGCAGGTGGAGCACCCCGTGACCGAGGAGGTCACCGGTATCGACCTCGTCGCCGAGCAGGTGCGCATCGCCGCCGGCCTTCCCCTCTCGGTGGCGCAGGATGACGTGCGCATGCGAGGTCACGCCATCGAGGCGCGCGTCTACGCCGAGAGTCCGGAGCGGGGCTTCGTGCCGTCGGTGGGGGAGATCCTCGCGTGGCGGCCCGCTCCAGGGATCCGCACCGACGCGGCCATCGGGACCGGTTCGATCGTGACCGCCGATTACGACCCGATGATCGCGAAGGTGATCGCCCACGCCGGCGATCGGGCGGGCGCCCTGCGGGCTCTGGATGAGGCACTGGCAGCGACGGTGATCGCCGGCGTCGAGACGAACGTGGCGTTCCTGCGGACCCTGCTCGCCCGCGAGGACGTGCAGGCGGGCGACCTCGACACCGGCATCATCGACCGGATGCCGGAGCCCGAGCCCTCCGCACCGGACGACGTCGAGCTCGCGGCCGCGGCCGCGGCGATCGAGACGGCAGCGGGTGAGGGGCCGGCGACGCGTCCCCGATCGGGCGCAGGGCCGGTGTGGCGGAGCCTGCGCGGGTGGCGCAGCGGGCGGGCGCCGGTAGAGGACACCGTGTCGTTCGTCGTGGACGGCATCGGCGTCGTGTCGGCCCCGCGGACGGGCTCGACGCCGACGGCGGAGGTGGTCGTCGCGCGCGCCGAGGACGGCGCGGTGTGGACCTGGCGGAACGGGGCCACGCATCGCCTGACTCCCATCGATCGGCGGGAAGCGATGACGCGTCGCCTGGCCGCGCACTCGCGCCGGACAACGTCTTCGGCTCCGCAGGTTCGCGCACCGATGCCGGGGGCGGTGGTCGCCGTGCACGTCGCGGACGGCGCGAGGGTGACCGCGGGCGATCGCCTCGTGAGCATCGAAGCCATGAAGATGGAGCACATCGTGATCGCGCCCCACGACGGCGCGGTCCGGATCCACGTCGCAATCGGCGACCAGGTGAACCGCGACCAGATCGTCGCGGAGGTCGAGGAGGACCAGGATGACCATTCCGCTCAGTGA
- a CDS encoding acyl-CoA dehydrogenase family protein, which yields MTIPLSEYALEETELELAQLVRQFADEVVAPVSYEADRTHTLPLDVVAQMGEMGLFGLPFPEEVGGQGGDYVALCLAIEALARVDQSIAITLEAGVSLGAMPIHRFGTDAQREEYLPDLLAGRALAGFGLTEPEAGSDAGATRTTARRDGEEWVISGSKQFITNSGTDITRFVTVTAVTGEAGGRKQISTIIVPNGTPGFTVEPGYDKVGWRASDTHPLTFTDARVPVSHLLGEEGRGFANFLHILDEGRIAIAALSTGAAEGCLEAAVDYARSRTVFAAPLASRQGIQFMLARMQARVHNARLAWLHAARLRDAGKAFKTAAAIAKVTASDAAMDNARDATQIFGGNGFMNEYPVARHYRDSKILEIGEGTTEVQLLVISRALGLGG from the coding sequence ATGACCATTCCGCTCAGTGAGTACGCGCTCGAGGAGACCGAGCTCGAGCTGGCGCAGCTCGTGCGCCAGTTCGCCGATGAGGTCGTCGCACCGGTCTCGTACGAAGCCGACCGCACCCACACGCTGCCGCTTGACGTGGTGGCGCAGATGGGGGAGATGGGGCTGTTCGGACTCCCCTTCCCCGAGGAGGTCGGCGGGCAGGGCGGGGACTACGTCGCGCTGTGCCTGGCGATCGAGGCGCTCGCCCGCGTCGACCAGTCGATCGCCATCACGCTGGAGGCCGGGGTGAGTCTCGGGGCGATGCCGATCCACCGCTTCGGCACCGACGCGCAGCGCGAGGAGTACCTCCCCGACCTCCTGGCCGGTCGCGCGCTCGCCGGGTTCGGTCTGACCGAACCCGAGGCGGGTTCGGATGCCGGAGCCACCCGCACGACCGCCCGCCGTGACGGCGAGGAGTGGGTGATCAGCGGGTCGAAGCAGTTCATCACCAACTCCGGCACGGACATCACCCGCTTCGTCACGGTCACCGCCGTCACCGGCGAGGCCGGGGGACGGAAGCAGATCTCCACGATCATCGTCCCCAACGGCACTCCGGGATTCACCGTCGAGCCGGGGTACGACAAGGTGGGGTGGCGGGCGTCGGACACCCACCCGCTCACGTTCACCGACGCGCGCGTCCCCGTCTCGCACCTCCTCGGCGAGGAGGGGCGTGGCTTCGCGAACTTCCTCCACATCCTCGACGAGGGCCGCATCGCCATCGCCGCGCTTTCGACCGGCGCGGCCGAGGGGTGTCTGGAGGCCGCAGTGGACTACGCCCGGTCGCGCACCGTCTTCGCTGCGCCGCTGGCGAGCCGGCAGGGAATCCAGTTCATGCTCGCCCGGATGCAGGCGCGCGTGCACAACGCTCGTCTGGCCTGGCTGCACGCGGCCCGGCTGCGGGACGCCGGGAAGGCCTTCAAGACCGCCGCAGCCATCGCGAAGGTCACCGCGAGCGACGCGGCGATGGACAACGCCCGCGACGCGACTCAGATCTTCGGGGGCAACGGGTTCATGAACGAGTACCCGGTGGCGCGCCATTACCGAGACTCCAAGATCCTCGAGATCGGAGAGGGCACGACCGAGGTGCAGCTGCTGGTCATCTCGCGGGCGCTGGGACTCGGCGGGTAG
- a CDS encoding MaoC family dehydratase produces MNDNSERPAVIQRGLYFDEIDVGARYAHRPGRTATETDNVLFSALTMNSQPLHLDAAWAADSPFGERLVNSMWTLATMVGASVSQLTLGTLVAQLAMTDITFPAPLRHGDTLYTETEILDARLSASRPGQGIVTMRHTGRNQDGVVVASATRVALMWCRDADGGTARAAAGTSEEV; encoded by the coding sequence GTGAACGACAACTCCGAGCGCCCCGCCGTCATTCAACGCGGACTCTACTTCGACGAGATCGACGTCGGAGCCCGCTACGCGCACCGACCCGGGAGAACGGCGACGGAGACCGACAACGTGCTGTTCTCGGCACTGACGATGAACTCCCAGCCCCTCCATCTGGATGCCGCGTGGGCCGCCGACAGCCCCTTCGGCGAGCGGCTCGTCAACTCGATGTGGACCCTGGCGACGATGGTCGGGGCTTCGGTGTCGCAGCTGACGCTCGGGACCCTCGTCGCGCAGCTCGCGATGACCGACATCACCTTCCCCGCCCCGCTCCGCCACGGTGACACGCTTTACACCGAGACGGAGATCCTCGACGCGCGTCTGTCCGCATCCCGTCCGGGTCAGGGGATCGTCACCATGCGCCACACCGGGCGGAATCAGGACGGCGTCGTGGTCGCTTCCGCCACCCGGGTCGCCCTGATGTGGTGCCGGGATGCCGACGGCGGGACGGCCCGCGCCGCCGCCGGGACCTCAGAGGAGGTGTGA
- a CDS encoding HpcH/HpaI aldolase/citrate lyase family protein, producing the protein MLPAPALLFCPADRPERFGKALERADAVILDLEDAVGPDRKTAARGALIDADLDPSRVIVRVNPVGTEAFAADMATLSQTDFRTVMIAKAESAKTLRAIDRRFSIVALCETARGVAAAEKLAAHDQVVGLMWGAEDLVASLGGTSSRKSSGRYRDIARYARARVLLAAGAHAKAAIDAVHLDIADVKGLAREAADAAASGFTATACIHPSQVPVIRRAYRPDEATIAWARSLLAVAEDRPGVFTHEGRMVDEPVLRHARSVMDRAAVTG; encoded by the coding sequence ATGCTGCCCGCACCGGCTCTCCTCTTCTGCCCGGCCGACCGGCCCGAACGTTTCGGCAAGGCGCTCGAGCGCGCCGATGCCGTCATCCTCGACCTCGAGGATGCTGTCGGCCCCGACCGCAAGACCGCCGCGCGCGGCGCCCTGATCGACGCCGACCTCGACCCGTCCCGCGTGATCGTGCGGGTGAATCCGGTGGGCACCGAGGCGTTCGCCGCCGACATGGCGACCCTGTCTCAGACCGATTTCCGCACCGTGATGATCGCCAAGGCCGAGAGCGCCAAGACGCTGCGGGCCATCGACCGCCGTTTCTCGATCGTCGCCCTGTGCGAGACGGCTCGCGGCGTGGCCGCCGCGGAGAAGCTCGCCGCCCACGACCAGGTGGTGGGCCTCATGTGGGGCGCGGAGGATCTCGTGGCAAGCCTTGGCGGCACGTCCAGCCGCAAGAGCAGCGGGCGCTACCGGGACATCGCCCGCTACGCCCGCGCGCGCGTGCTGCTGGCGGCGGGTGCCCACGCCAAGGCGGCCATCGACGCGGTGCACCTCGACATCGCCGATGTGAAGGGGCTCGCGCGGGAGGCCGCCGACGCCGCGGCGTCCGGATTCACCGCCACCGCCTGCATCCACCCCTCGCAGGTCCCCGTGATCCGCCGTGCGTACCGGCCCGACGAGGCGACGATCGCCTGGGCGCGGAGTCTCCTCGCTGTCGCCGAGGATCGACCCGGCGTGTTCACCCACGAGGGACGCATGGTCGATGAGCCGGTCCTCCGGCATGCACGCTCGGTGATGGACCGCGCCGCCGTCACCGGGTGA
- a CDS encoding histidine phosphatase family protein yields MSSLILVRHGETDWNRAGRIQGLTDIPLNDTGRAQAREAAEQLRTELANTTQDAAEGAAIVSSDLQRASETADIIAAALGLAAPRRYPGLRERAYGEAEGLVTAEFQRRWGHWHIADVPGAETRTDLRARAIATLLRARQDAAVGGTIPPLIVVAHGALIREVIGHATEDRLPEPGVRLPNGSLHRFEIEGGALRPALPADLTR; encoded by the coding sequence GTGAGCTCACTGATCCTGGTCCGCCACGGCGAGACCGACTGGAACCGCGCCGGTCGCATCCAGGGGCTCACCGACATCCCCCTCAACGACACCGGCCGCGCGCAGGCCCGTGAGGCCGCGGAGCAGCTGCGCACAGAGCTCGCGAACACGACTCAGGATGCCGCAGAGGGCGCTGCCATCGTCTCCAGCGACCTGCAGCGGGCGTCGGAGACGGCCGACATCATCGCCGCGGCGCTGGGCCTTGCAGCGCCGCGCCGATATCCGGGCCTCCGCGAGCGCGCGTACGGGGAGGCGGAGGGTCTGGTCACTGCGGAGTTCCAGCGGCGCTGGGGCCATTGGCACATCGCGGACGTGCCGGGAGCGGAGACGCGAACCGACCTCCGCGCCCGCGCGATCGCGACGCTGCTGCGTGCGCGGCAGGACGCGGCCGTCGGCGGGACGATCCCCCCGCTCATCGTTGTCGCGCACGGAGCGCTCATCCGCGAGGTGATCGGGCACGCCACCGAGGACCGCCTGCCCGAGCCCGGCGTCCGACTGCCGAACGGCTCGCTGCACCGCTTCGAGATCGAGGGTGGCGCACTCCGGCCGGCGCTGCCGGCCGACCTCACCCGGTGA